A window of Bacteroidota bacterium contains these coding sequences:
- a CDS encoding YegS/Rv2252/BmrU family lipid kinase — protein MSRKRIAFIINPNSGSNRSTNRTELIRKLLPQTADCTIIEWNQVNDRDRIFADVLAGNYDIAVACGGDGTVNQLAHVLSGSNTALGILPFGSGNGLARHLGIPMNVAAAMRIIEGGHCVEMDKGHINDLTFFCTAGTGFDARIGQLFAESNTRGFWTYAKITLRELRSYTPETYTIEVDGLTYKHKAFLVTVANAGQYGNNAWIAPLALVNDGILHVSVLGKFSWYDVPALIWRMFGQTIDRSNLVSTYAGKSIKITRESDGPAHFDGEPAMLEKVLNVSISPSALRVVVPQQFKG, from the coding sequence ATGAGCCGCAAACGCATTGCGTTTATCATCAATCCCAATTCGGGCAGCAACCGGAGCACAAACCGCACCGAGCTTATCCGCAAGCTTCTGCCGCAAACGGCCGACTGTACCATTATCGAATGGAACCAGGTAAACGACCGCGACCGGATTTTTGCCGATGTGCTTGCCGGCAATTACGACATAGCCGTGGCCTGCGGCGGCGACGGCACCGTAAACCAGCTTGCACACGTACTAAGCGGCAGCAATACGGCGCTGGGCATTTTGCCTTTCGGCTCGGGAAACGGGCTGGCACGCCACCTGGGCATACCCATGAATGTAGCGGCAGCCATGCGCATTATTGAAGGCGGGCATTGTGTGGAGATGGACAAAGGCCACATCAATGACCTTACGTTTTTCTGCACGGCCGGCACCGGTTTCGATGCACGCATCGGCCAGCTTTTTGCCGAAAGCAACACACGCGGCTTCTGGACTTACGCCAAAATTACCCTGCGCGAACTGCGAAGCTACACCCCCGAAACCTACACCATTGAGGTTGACGGCCTCACCTACAAGCACAAAGCCTTTCTGGTTACTGTAGCCAATGCCGGACAGTATGGCAACAATGCATGGATTGCCCCGCTTGCATTGGTAAACGACGGTATATTGCACGTATCGGTGCTCGGCAAATTCAGCTGGTACGATGTGCCTGCACTCATCTGGCGCATGTTCGGACAAACCATTGACCGTTCCAACTTAGTGAGCACCTACGCCGGAAAATCAATAAAGATAACCCGCGAAAGCGACGGCCCTGCTCATTTCGACGGTGAGCCGGCCATGCTTGAAAAGGTGCTGAACGTAAGTATTTCGCCCTCGGCGCTGCGTGTGGTGGTGCCGCAACAGTTTAAGGGCTGA
- a CDS encoding C40 family peptidase, translating to MKQFLLGIVLGIFSLSVCAQTPQDTTAAAPMSRADSIVAYAKQHLGKPYKYAHAGPDAFDCSGFVSFVFAHFGIALPRSSRDYMHTGREIPIEQARKGDVIVFTGTNPRERRAGHVGIVISEPGAPLQFIHASSSDKHRGVVITQYPGSNYPKRFIKVIRVVE from the coding sequence ATGAAGCAATTTCTCCTGGGTATTGTGCTTGGCATTTTCAGCCTGAGTGTATGTGCGCAAACGCCGCAAGACACTACCGCCGCCGCGCCCATGAGCCGGGCCGACAGCATTGTGGCCTATGCCAAACAGCATCTTGGTAAACCTTACAAATATGCACACGCCGGTCCCGATGCATTCGACTGCTCAGGCTTTGTGAGTTTTGTGTTTGCGCATTTCGGCATCGCACTCCCGCGTTCCTCGCGCGATTACATGCACACCGGCCGCGAAATTCCCATTGAACAGGCCCGCAAAGGCGACGTAATTGTATTTACCGGCACCAACCCGCGCGAACGCCGCGCCGGACACGTAGGCATTGTTATATCCGAACCCGGCGCTCCGCTGCAGTTCATTCACGCCTCCTCGTCCGACAAACACCGCGGCGTGGTCATTACGCAATATCCGGGCAGCAATTATCCCAAACGGTTTATTAAAGTGATTCGCGTGGTTGAATAG